Proteins from a genomic interval of Gossypium hirsutum isolate 1008001.06 chromosome A09, Gossypium_hirsutum_v2.1, whole genome shotgun sequence:
- the LOC107933639 gene encoding uncharacterized protein produces MTETVKTNKTGEGSKISVNNSNPMRRGKLSHLLGTGPKEGDPKFDAWDEQDSMVLSWLWNSMMPEISDTCMFLSTSKEIWEAVKQTYSKVRDATQIYEIKTKISSTKQGSRSITEYSNLLQSLWQEMDHYQCIQMKCSEDAALLKRFVEKDRIYDFLAGLNVEFDAVRVQILGKEELPSLNETIAIVRAEEGRRGVMVENNQVDSSALVTNTVNERRFGLKQPTSEDNRQIERTKSFNKDSVWCTYCKKARHTKDKCWKLHGKPQTTNKNFSEKGGQSKGQGRAKTARQLDKKNNSQELPIEFNKEEIEK; encoded by the exons ATGACTGAAACTGTTAAGACCAATAAGACTGGGGAGGGCTCAAAAATTTCTGTAAACAACTCAAATCCAATGA GAAGAGGAAAGCTGAGTCACTTACTCGGAACTGGACCTAAAGAAGGGGACCCTAAGTTTGATGCTTGGGATGAACAAGACTCTATGGTACTGTCCTGGTTATGGAACTCTATGATGCCAGAAATCAGTGATACATGCATGTTTCTTAGCACATCCAAAGAAATATGGGAAGCTGTGAAGCAGACTTATTCTAAAGTTCGAGATGCTACTCAAATCTATGAAATCAAGACTAAGATTTCATCCACCAAGCAAGGAAGTCGATCAATCACGGAGTATTCCAATCTGTTGCAAAGTTTGTGGCAAGAGATGGATCATTACCAGTGCATTCAGATGAAGTGCAGTGAAGATGCAGCACTCCTGAAAAGGTTTGTTGAAAAGGATCGAATTTATGATTTTCTTGCTGGActgaatgttgagtttgatgcAGTAAGAGTTCAAATACTTGGAAAAGAGGAACTACCATCACTAAATGAAACAATTGCAATTGTTCGTgctgaggaaggaagaagaggaGTTATGGTGGAGAACAATCAAGTGGATAGTTCAGCCTTGGTTACTAATACTGTAAATGAGAGGAGATTTGGCCTGAAGCAGCCAACTAGTGAAGATAATAGACAGATAGAACGTACAAAGTCTTTTAACAAGGATTCCGTATGGTGCACCTACTGCAAAAAGGCTCGTCACACTAAAGACAAATGCTGGAAACTCCATGGGAAGCCACAGACAACAAAcaaaaatttttcagaaaaaggtGGACAATCAAAGGGACAAGGACGAGCAAAAACAGCTAGACAGCtagataaaaaaaacaattctCAGGAATTACCTATTGAATTCAataaagaagaaattgagaagtga
- the LOC107933655 gene encoding U11/U12 small nuclear ribonucleoprotein 35 kDa protein, producing MSSNINSVFYAESYHPIQAGSIDGTDILPHDNAVYRALLCSNAALYDPTGDPKIIGDPYCTVFVGRLSHLTTEPTLHKAMSKYGRVKNLRLVRHIVTGASRRFAFVEFETEREMRRAYQDAHHAIIDDAEIIVDYNRQKLMPGWIPRRLGGGLGGRKESGQLRFGGRERPFRAPLQPIPYEDLKKLGITPPPEGRYMSRFQVPSPPRKPRKLVEKEEYSYKRSSVDREELSQRSSSMERDEHRRTVGRKQDSRKRSYVEEESQYGKSSEDRPECSPNTTSIETDHDYKWRTLDREEHYHSRSNAEGGEISRKRSSRDKEERPSKRHRHYSRSNH from the exons ATGAGCAGCAACATAAACTCGGTGTTCTACGCAGAGTCGTACCATCCTATTCAAGCTGGCAGCATCGACGGCACCGACATCCTCCCTCACGATAACGCCGTTTACCGAGCTCTTCTCTGCTCTAATGCTGCCCTCT ATGACCCTACGGGTGACCCCAAGATCATTGGTGATCCTTACTGCACCGTTTTCGTCGGTCGCCTATCCCACTTGACCACGGAACCCACTCTCCATAAG GCTATGAGCAAATACGGCCGAGTCAAAAACTTGCGCTTAGTCCGCCATATCG TGACAGGGGCATCACGGCGTTTTGCTTTTGTTGAATTTGAAACTGAGAGAGAAATGCGTCGTGCATATCAG GACGCTCACCATGCAATTATTGATGACGCTGAAATTATTGTTGATTATAACAGGCAAAAGTTGATGCCTGGGTGGATTCCTAGAAGATTAG GAGGGGGTCTTGGTGGTAGAAAAGAGTCGGGACAGCTTCGTTTTGGGGGACGAGAAAGACCATTTAGAGCTCCCTT GCAGCCGATTCCTTATGAAGATTTGAAAAAACTTGGAATAACTCCTCCACCTGAAGGAAGATACATGTCTCGTTTCCAG GTCCCATCACCCCCTCGAAAACCAAGGAAGTTGGTGGAGAAGGAAGAATACTCTTACAAGAGGAGCTCTGTGGACAGAGAAGAATTATCCCAAAGAAGTAGCTCGATGGAGAGGGATGAACACAGACGGACAGTGGGGAGAAAGCAAGACTCCAGAAAAAGGAGTTATGTGGAGGAAGAATCCCAATATGGAAAAAGCTCTGAGGATAGGCCTGAGTGTTCTCCGAACACAACTTCTATAGAGACGGATCATGACTATAAGTGGCGTACTCTGGACAGAGAGGAGCACTATCATTCCAGGAGCAATGCAGAGGGGGGAGAAATCTCTCGGAAAAGGAGCTCTAGGGATAAGGAAGAACGCCCTAGCAAGCGCCATAGACATTATAGCCGGTCCAATCATTAA
- the LOC107933656 gene encoding INO80 complex subunit D — translation MSSPLSRDVVLSRSAYLTREELLKRRLQHLRKLSRCYRDHYWALMENLKIQYRNYYWKFGISPSKQNDNQQLADAQVVVNPIFDNIESPPADNVHVDNNFSSNFKNNQHCLFVGCKFKAMALTRFCHLHILSDSKQKLYKACTYVIKSAHAGPITCGKPILRSAIPSLCTVHFQKTQKHVNRALKKASLNVSSSSKLAPMFHVIVAEYVHQIQAKRRAASWGISSKATIKEECAT, via the exons ATGTCCTCTCCTCTATCACGGGACGTGGTTCTCTCACGCAGCGCCTATCTCACGCGCGAAGAGCTCCTGAAGCGCCGATTGCAGCACTTGAGGAAGCTTTCTCGATGTTACAGAGACCATTACTGGGCTCTTATGGAAAACCTCAAGATCCAGTACAGGAACTATTATTGGAAGTTTGGTATCAGTCCTTCAAAGCAAAATGATAATCAACAGCTAGCTGATGCCCAAGTTGTTGTTAATCCCATTTTCGATAACATTGAAAGCCCCCCTGCTGATAATGttcatgttgataataattttagTTCGAATTTTAAGAATAATCAACATTGTTTGTTCGTTGGATGTAAGTTCAAAGCCATGGCTTTGACTAGATTTTGTCATCTCCATATTCTCTCCGATTCCAAGCAGAAGCTTTATAAGGCTTGCACTTATGTCATCAAAAG TGCTCATGCGGGACCTATAACATGTGGAAAGCCCATACTGAGATCCGCCATTCCTTCTCTCTGTACCGTGCACTTCCAAAAGACTCAGAAACATGTTAACAGGGCCTTGAAGAAAGCAAGTCTTAATGTTTCGTCATCAAGTAAGCTTGCTCCTATGTTTCATGTCATAGTGGCAGAATATGTACATCAAATCCAAGCCAAAAGAAGAGCTGCCTCTTGGGGAATCAGTAGTAAAGCTACTATCAAGGAAGAATGTGCCACCTGA
- the LOC107933672 gene encoding uncharacterized protein, whose translation MAFAFLSTLQNIWPLSVFKFDDLRASRDLVHKLSIPDHTKKFVFAVRPPHSHSVIYVLSAQNLSERSAADAECLIRAIRPDAVVAQIGHSALSDIQSEDTLVDSTVPTSSFEVLRRCFVDKINKDQFDNVAGKLVLREIFGVGFHGHILAAKRAAREIGSAFMVLDSPLQDNFLAYDNDSSKEVEAGSKIQGLVSRLVPQEGTLVPVPKFMRFYITNDVQSQMVKLLSSHIDLLESGSVSEVGSNEFLLTGSYEAPSFAQSIYPLLLDLHDIFVDLPSIGRALAVSQKLLLDVNRGEAVDIRIMSEVYTFRIAVEALRIALNNAGRLPIDKLRNGRTFEIGFSQLPFEDKSHAILAQALQSQAKKFKTIVAIVDASSLAGLRTNWNTPVPPEVKDLGAHLVVDDVGDGDTSDHTDNKRSLSNKPVVAVGVGATTVLGASSMSKVIPASNFMKVVTLNVPASVKLVMTQTQKVVGIALGKTLGPSKLVAPGLASSGGKSSLFKAAVSAKKIRTVVHGVIASAEKTSLSAMRTAFYEIMRRRPVQPTGVLPWATFGCSIATCASLLAYGDGIECAAESLPAAPSIASLGRGIQSLQQASQAVRQTDDNRIQKSIERLMYRLKKAKIQ comes from the coding sequence ATGGCCTTTGCTTTCCTATCCACGCTACAAAATATATGGCCACTTTCGGTGTTCAAATTCGATGATTTAAGAGCCTCCCGTGACTTGGTTCATAAGCTTTCAATACCTGACCACACTAAAAAGTTTGTTTTTGCTGTTAGACCACCACACTCTCACTCTGTCATTTACGTACTTTCTGCTCAGAACTTATCTGAGAGGTCAGCTGCTGATGCCGAGTGTCTTATTAGAGCAATTAGACCAGATGCTGTCGTAGCTCAGATTGGTCACTCGGCTCTCTCTGATATTCAATCTGAAGACACCCTTGTTGATAGCACTGTTCCCACTTCCTCTTTTGAAGTACTCAGACGATGCTTTGTTGATAAGATTAACAAGGACCAGTTTGATAATGTGGCTGGTAAATTGGTTCTGAGAGAGATTTTTGGTGTTGGCTTTCATGGCCATATCTTGGCTGCCAAGAGGGCAGCAAGGGAGATTGGTTCAGCTTTTATGGTGCTTGACTCACCATTACAAGATAATTTTCTTGCATATGATAATGATTCCTCCAAGGAGGTTGAGGCAGGGAGCAAAATTCAAGGTCTAGTTAGTAGATTGGTTCCACAAGAAGGCACTCTGGTTCCAGTTCCCAAGTTTATGAGGTTCTACATTACCAATGATGTTCAGTCACAAATGGTGAAGTTGTTATCTTCACATATAGATTTATTGGAGTCAGGCTCAGTTTCTGAGGTGGGGTCAAATGAATTTCTGTTGACGGGGAGTTATGAGGCTCCATCATTTGCTCAATCAATTTATCCACTGCTTTTGGATCTGCATGATATATTTGTTGATCTTCCTTCAATTGGAAGGGCACTAGCAGTTTCACAAAAGCTGCTTTTAGATGTAAATAGAGGGGAAGCCGTGGATATCAGAATAATGTCAGAAGTTTACACTTTCAGAATTGCTGTTGAAGCACTGAGAATTGCACTTAACAACGCTGGCCGGCTACCCATTGACAAATTACGAAATGGCAGAACATTTGAGATTGGTTTTTCTCAGCTCCCCTTTGAGGACAAGTCACATGCAATCCTTGCACAGGCTCTTCAAAGTCAGGCTAAGAAGTTCAAGACCATAGTAGCCATCGTGGATGCTAGTAGCTTGGCTGGTCTCAGAACCAATTGGAATACTCCTGTTCCTCCAGAGGTCAAGGATTTAGGTGCCCATCTTGTTGTGGATGATGTAGGCGATGGGGACACCTCAGACCACACTGATAATAAGCGGTCATTATCTAATAAACCTGTGGTGGCAGTAGGTGTTGGTGCTACAACTGTTTTAGGAGCTTCATCTATGTCTAAAGTTATTCCCGCATCAAACTTCATGAAGGTTGTGACTTTGAATGTTCCTGCTTCAGTTAAGCTAGTTATGACTCAGACCCAGAAGGTCGTTGGAATTGCTCTTGGTAAAACTCTTGGTCCATCAAAATTGGTGGCTCCTGGACTTGCAAGTTCCGGAGGGAAATCATCTCTCTTCAAGGCAGCTGTTTCAGCTAAAAAAATCCGGACGGTGGTCCATGGCGTTATTGCCTCAGCTGAAAAAACCAGTTTATCAGCCATGAGAACAGCTTTCTATGAAATAATGAGGAGAAGGCCAGTGCAGCCGACTGGGGTCCTACCATGGGCTACTTTTGGGTGTAGTATTGCAACTTGCGCAAGTTTGCTTGCATATGGAGATGGTATTGAATGTGCTGCTGAGTCTCTTCCTGCAGCACCCTCAATTGCCAGTTTGGGTCGTGGGATTCAGAGTTTACAGCAGGCATCACAGGCAGTGAGGCAGACAGATGACAACAGAATACAAAAATCTATAGAACGCTTAATGTACAGGTTGAAGAAAGCAAAGATTCAGTAG